In Desulfovibrio sp. 86, the following proteins share a genomic window:
- the pgl gene encoding 6-phosphogluconolactonase, with product MSGLSRSIHLTVHIHKDPAAMAERAAHILAAACEEAVADRGVFRLALSGGQTPIPLFRLLAGDDWADRLPWDKMSIFWVDERCVGPEHADSNYGLARKELLSYVPATHFYRMRGEEDPVKAAAKYENQLRTEFDLGPQEMPRFDFVLLGMGEDGHTGSIFPNSPALAEKKRLVIDQYVPERKADRLTLTLPVINNARCCMFLVTGAEKHAVLSRALDLLAPPTLPAQMVRPGFGDLVWVVDEAAATGV from the coding sequence ATGTCGGGCCTCAGCCGATCCATCCATCTCACGGTACATATTCATAAAGATCCGGCCGCCATGGCTGAACGCGCCGCGCATATCCTTGCTGCCGCGTGCGAAGAAGCCGTTGCCGACAGAGGCGTTTTTCGCTTAGCCCTTTCTGGCGGTCAGACGCCGATTCCACTTTTCCGCCTGCTGGCAGGAGATGACTGGGCTGACCGGCTGCCGTGGGATAAAATGAGTATTTTCTGGGTGGATGAACGCTGTGTCGGGCCTGAGCATGCCGACAGCAATTACGGCCTGGCCCGTAAGGAATTGTTGAGCTATGTTCCCGCCACGCACTTTTATCGCATGCGCGGTGAGGAAGACCCTGTTAAGGCTGCCGCCAAGTATGAAAATCAACTTCGCACAGAATTTGATCTTGGCCCGCAGGAGATGCCCCGCTTTGACTTTGTGCTGCTCGGCATGGGCGAAGACGGCCATACTGGCTCCATCTTTCCCAATTCTCCGGCCCTGGCCGAAAAAAAACGTCTCGTCATTGACCAGTATGTGCCCGAACGCAAGGCAGATCGGCTCACATTGACGCTTCCGGTTATCAACAATGCCCGGTGCTGCATGTTTCTTGTGACCGGGGCGGAAAAGCACGCTGTTCTTTCACGTGCGCTCGACCTTCTGGCCCCCCCCACCTTGCCTGCGCAAA
- a CDS encoding translation initiation factor IF-2, translated as MLIVFVVSFSGWRYYQYRQSSQYAYEILRDALKTGDTETIAELVDFNSLSRGLAKDLAQNYPFLKAGADQERQIGDMIQTALLKQSRTKQEPVKDEPDLKIRLKTALYALPPDFLAQLASSLSLQPPNDGTALLTAKVRHPLLDKNFLLILRMDQTPTGWRVRQLVNSPELVRQFREAQVERMTAQRQMILDKNAATEKRMKELFPLQPCSASAGLISDGSTLLVVVHVLARDIGTVSVNNMNLFTELSSATGELLLTRYLNAVQPTHPGEDFERNWTIELDGNSELGRRVLNGQPLQCKGAWKTLGLDNGEVLHISEAPAPIEEFQ; from the coding sequence GTGCTTATTGTCTTTGTGGTAAGCTTCAGCGGATGGCGTTATTACCAATATCGCCAATCCAGCCAATATGCTTATGAGATTTTGCGAGACGCGCTGAAAACGGGCGACACCGAAACCATTGCTGAGCTGGTGGATTTCAATTCGCTTTCACGCGGCCTGGCCAAGGATCTGGCGCAAAATTACCCTTTCCTTAAAGCGGGGGCAGATCAGGAACGACAGATCGGCGACATGATCCAAACGGCCTTGCTCAAACAAAGCCGCACCAAGCAAGAACCGGTCAAGGATGAACCTGATCTCAAGATACGACTGAAAACTGCCCTTTATGCCTTGCCCCCGGATTTTCTCGCACAACTGGCCTCATCCCTCAGCCTGCAACCCCCCAACGACGGCACGGCATTGCTGACCGCCAAGGTACGGCATCCGCTTTTGGATAAAAATTTCCTGCTTATTCTGCGCATGGATCAAACGCCAACGGGGTGGCGCGTACGCCAACTGGTGAACAGCCCCGAACTGGTGCGCCAGTTCCGTGAGGCGCAGGTGGAGCGCATGACGGCCCAGCGTCAGATGATACTGGACAAAAATGCCGCCACCGAAAAACGCATGAAGGAACTTTTCCCGCTCCAGCCCTGTTCGGCCAGCGCCGGACTTATTTCTGACGGCAGTACCCTGCTCGTCGTTGTGCATGTTCTTGCGCGCGACATAGGCACTGTCAGCGTCAACAACATGAATCTTTTTACTGAATTAAGCTCTGCTACAGGTGAGCTTTTACTGACTCGCTATCTGAATGCTGTTCAGCCCACCCACCCGGGTGAAGACTTTGAACGCAACTGGACAATAGAACTGGATGGCAACAGTGAACTCGGGCGTCGCGTTTTGAACGGCCAGCCCCTGCAGTGCAAGGGCGCCTGGAAAACCCTGGGACTTGATAACGGCGAAGTGCTGCATATTTCAGAAGCACCGGCGCCGATTGAAGAATTTCAATAA
- a CDS encoding class I SAM-dependent methyltransferase, with product MKWWNGNIKGTSALSKQQNLLQQCLASWPRRGKTLLEINCGQGAFSPLLWECGFDLTVTELHPEQRTQTAAVMGARAEILAAADDYLPFEDDFFDCAVLHLAAGDTKKIDAAVHEALRVSSRGIAVTFWNSMSLAYALHRLQGSKSPWPGPPHSWWQVWRIIRSANMGKLCGMSTLNGPRKSWGCTCPLSCFTRRLRMPFGAWGIIRVDLEPARTVTPMPLKVKRHRLRNPEPALECGSKNSLDSRQASLRG from the coding sequence ATGAAGTGGTGGAATGGGAACATCAAGGGCACTTCTGCCCTGAGCAAGCAGCAAAATCTGTTGCAGCAATGTTTGGCAAGTTGGCCACGCAGAGGAAAAACCCTGCTGGAAATCAACTGCGGCCAAGGGGCATTTTCGCCCTTGCTGTGGGAATGCGGCTTTGATCTGACCGTCACTGAATTACACCCAGAACAGCGGACGCAAACTGCGGCAGTTATGGGCGCACGTGCAGAAATACTGGCTGCGGCCGACGATTATTTGCCATTTGAAGATGATTTTTTTGACTGCGCGGTGCTGCATCTTGCCGCAGGCGACACGAAAAAAATCGACGCTGCGGTGCATGAGGCTTTGCGCGTTTCCTCCAGAGGCATCGCGGTTACCTTTTGGAACAGCATGTCTTTGGCATACGCTCTGCACCGCCTTCAGGGCAGCAAGTCGCCCTGGCCCGGCCCGCCCCATAGCTGGTGGCAGGTTTGGCGCATCATCAGAAGCGCCAACATGGGGAAACTCTGCGGCATGAGCACGCTGAACGGACCTCGCAAATCCTGGGGCTGCACCTGCCCCTTGAGCTGCTTCACACGCAGGCTGCGTATGCCCTTCGGAGCCTGGGGCATCATACGTGTTGATTTGGAACCCGCACGCACTGTTACCCCCATGCCGCTCAAGGTTAAGCGTCACCGTTTGCGCAACCCGGAACCGGCACTGGAGTGCGGTTCAAAAAACTCATTGGATTCGCGTCAGGCGTCCTTGCGTGGGTAA